CATAGCCGCCGGCGCCGTGAACTTCCTTCACCACCAGCTCGGGCAGGTGATCCAGCACGTAGGCCAGATCTTCCGGCTTGCGCAGCTGCCAGGTGGGCACATTGTGCAGGATGGGTTCCTCGCCCAGATAGAAGCGGATCATGTCCGGCACATAGGGGTAGATGGACTTGTCATCCGCCACACCGGTGCCCACCGCATTGCACACGCTGACGCGGCCTTCGCGGTACACCGACATCAGACCCGGCACGCCCAGCATGGAGCCGGCATTGAAGGCCAGCGGGTCCAGATAGGCATCGTCCAGCCGGCGGTAGATCACATCCACCCGCTGCGGGCCGGAAGTGGTGCGCATGTAGACATGGCCGTTCTTGACGAACAGGTCCTGCCCTTCCACCAGCTCCACTCCCATCTGGCTGGCCAGAAAGGCGTGCTCGAAATAGGCGCTGTTGTACTGGCCGGGGGTGAGCACCACCACGGTGGGATTATCCACCTCGGCCGGTGCCACCGAGCGCAGGGTGTCCAGCAGCATATTGGGGTAGTGTTCCACCGGCGTGATGTCGTGGTTGGCAAACAGCTCGGGAAACAGCCGCATCATCATCTTGCGGTTTTCCAGCATGTAGCTCACCCCGGACGGGGTGCGCAGATTGTCTTCCAGCACGTAAAAGCCGCCGTCGCTGTGGCGGATGATGTCCACCCCGGCGATATGGGCGTACACCTGGCGTGGCAGATCTATGCCCTGCATGGCCAACTGGTAGCCGGCATTGGTGAGAATCTGCTCCGGCGGGATGATGCCGGCCTTGAGGATGTCCTGCTCGTGGTAGATGTCGTGCAGAAAGCGGTTGAGTGCCGTGACGCGCTGGATGCAGCCTGCTTCCAGCGTTTTCCACTCACTGGCGGAGATGATGCGTGGAATGGTATCGAACGGGATCAGCCGTTCGGAGCCGCTCTCGTCGCCGTACACGGCAAAGGTGATGCCGACGCGGCGAAACAGGGTGTCGGCCTCGCTCTGCTTGTCGCGCAGCCAGGCCAGCGGCGCCTGGTTAAGCCAGTTGGCGAAGTGCTGGTAGGACGGACGGGTGTCCTGATCCGGTGCCAGCATTTCGTCGTAGTGGGTGTGGTCTAGCGGTGTGATCCGGTGCATCGCGCATTCCCCCTTGATGGCTTGTGCAATGCATTACGCAATAAGCATGCCCGGCAAAGAGTAGCCGTTGTGGCCGGCAATACGGCAGGCTGTGGTGCAGTGTCGGAGCCCTTATGCACCGGATGCAGGCACTGTCAGGGTCGGAAGGGGGAATTACCATGTCGGGTGAAGACGGTGCTGCACCGCAATGAAACAAGGCGGCAAGGCGTGGTGCGCAAGCGGCCTGACAATGGTGCAGGCACAAGGCGGGCGGGCAGTGGCAGAGACAATGCCGGCAGCCACGGGGCGTGAGGCCCATCGCTGCCGGCTGGTCATGGCCCGAGGCCGGGCCGTGATGGTCAGAGGATTTCGGCAATATTGCGCGCGGCGCGCTTGGCATCCAGGAAAATCAGGCCCAGCTTGGCTTCACGCCGGGCAATCACGGTGAGTACGGCATCCTTGCCGGCATAGCTCATCAGGATGTAACCGTTATCGCCCTTTACCATCACCTGTTCCAGCTCGCCTCGCGTCAGCTCCTTGGCGGTGCGTTCACCCAGCGACAGCATGGCGGCAGCCATGGCACCAACCCGGTCTTCATCTACATCCTGCGGCAGCAGGGCGGCCATGGTCAGGCCGTCGGATGAGATGATGGCCGAGGCTTCGATATCGGCCGAGGCACCGTTAAGGTCACTCAGGATGGACTTGAGCATCTGTTCACGCATGGTTTTCTCCAGTGGGTATTCTGTGGCCCGTATCGGGTCTGCTGTTTATTCAAGCGTAACGACGGCTGAGCAATTCGATCAGCGTCACGAAGTGTTCGTCCTGCAGGCGCGGGATGCCGCCGATCACCAGCACGAAAGACTGCTGCCCGACATGCAGGGGGAAAAATCCCAGCTCACTCTGTCCGGCAGGATTGCTGACCGACCAGGCCAGGCTGCTGATGTTGAGGTTGTTCTTCAGCAGCAGGGCGTGGCGACGGTTCAGCGACATGATGTCGCCGGCCAGGGCGGCGATTTCCTCGGCGGATTCGTGATGAAAGCCCGCCGTGGCGTAATACAGACCGTTGTCGTCGGCCAGCAGGGCCCGACCGTTGTCCGACAGCGCGGCCAGCAGCGATGGCAGCTGGCTTTCCAGATTGACTGCCAGCGAAGGGCGCGGCTCTTCGGTGCCGTGGACAAAGTCCAGTCGCTGCAGCCGGTATAGGGTCTCCAGTCCCTTGTCCAGGTCATTGTTGCTCCACTCGGTCAGCAGGGACTCGGTCAGCGGAACGGAATGGCCCAGCCGCAGAATCTGGGTCAGCAGCACGCGGGCGGCATCCTGTTCCGGGCTGGACACGGCATAGTAGGCCCCGGCCGGGCTGGCAATCGGGTACAGCGCGTCCTTGAGCGAAAGGTTGTCTGACATGATCAGCTTTCCAGCCCGGGATCAATGGAGAACAGCAGGGCCAGCACCAGCTTTTTGACGTCCTCCCGGGAGCGGGCATCAATTTCGAAAATGGGTGGCCGCATGTCAAATTTTTCCAGCAGGGCGGCATAGGTTTCGATGCTGGGTGTGGCGCGCATATCGGTCTTGGTGACACCGATCACCAGTGGGGCGTCCTTGAGCATGTCGCGGAAGGCGTTCAGAAAGAACTGCAGATCCTTCACCGGATTGGTACGGGTATTGTCCAGCAGCAGGATCAGACCGATGCCGCCCTGGCTGAGGATGTCCCACATGAAATCAAACCGCTCCTGGCCGGGTGTGCCATAGAGATGGACCTTGGTGGTTTCATCCAGCATCAGCACGCCGTAGTCCAGTGCCACCGTGGTGGTGTCCTTGCGGTTGAGTGTCATGTCAGACGCACGGGCATCGGTGGTAACCGGTGCAATATCGCTGATGGCACCGATGGCCGTGGTTTTGCCTGCGCCGACCGGGCCGGCAAAGATGATCTTGTTATCGTAAGCACGCATGGATTCGAGTTTTCCTGTTTACAGGCCGATGACTTTTTTCAGCAAGCGGGACAGCAGGTTGCCACTGCCCGGTGCCGGTTTCACCATCGCTGCGCCGGGGGCGTTGCTGGTGTTGTCGCTGCTGGCGGCTTCGGCCTTGGCGGCGGGCCTTACCGGCTCGGTGGTGATGACCGACAGATTGCCGCTGCGGTTGGGGAGGTCGAGAATCCCGATGCCGTAGGCGGCAGCCAGATAGTTGAACAGATGTTCTGGCGGCACCTTGAGCAGGCGGGTGATCAGCTTGAGATTGACCGGGGTCCGGGTGAGGAAGGCGGTAATGCGCATGGCTTCCGGAATGGGAGCCAGCCGGGTCAGGTTAGGCCAGAAGCGCAGGCGGATCGGGGTGTCGGCACTGATGCCACGCATCAGGCGGCCCTGACAAGTCCAGATGGCCAGCTGCCAGGCCAGGGTTTGCGGGCGAAGTTCCTGACTGACCGTTGGCAGGGGTTCGTTGGCATAGGCTTGCTGATCCACATCCTGGCTGGGGGCCGCGCACAATGCCTGCAGGCTGTCCAGCGGCTGCAGCAACAGAGCTTTGTCCTGTGCCGGCAGCAATACCAGTACCGGTATTTCCCTTACTCGTACCACGGCAGCACTGCGCTGGCGCAGCAAGCGGGCCACCATGCCGAACAGGCCGGCATTGGGGTCGAACCGGGCAAAGCTGATTTTGGCGTAATCGACCTTGCTGGCATCAAGGTGCGGTTCTGCCGTCGCACTGGCCGGACGTTCCGGAGGCAGCATGCTGCGCACCACGTTTACCTTGTTGTCGTGGTTTGCTGCGGTGCTGTCCGTTACTGTCTCGGCATCTGGCAAATCCATTAACTGCGGCAGGTCGGATGCAGGTGCCACTGCGGCATTCTGCAGGGCTGCCGTGGCGGCGCGGTGAGCCTCCTGGGACTGGGTGATGACCTCGGACAGCGTCGGTGCCACGCTGGCGACATAGGCGGCGGCTGCGCTGATGGCCTCTGGGGCTGCCGCTGCGGCAGGTCTGGTTTGCGGCGTCGTAAGGCTGACTTCATGGTGCAGCGCTACCGTGGTTGCCTGCATGGTTGCGCCGGGCCGCGGACGCTGTGTCTTGCCGAGCAGTTCGCGCATTTGCGGGAACAGGGTTTCAATCCGGACCGGTTTGCGCAGTACTGCTGCCGGAGCTTCTCCGGGAGGTGTGGTGGTGACAATCAGTGCCGGCAGGTGTGGATGTTCGGCCCGAAAATCATGCCAGGCATTCCAGCCGTCTACGCTGTCGACATCCACAATGGCCAAATCGGGTAGCTGGCCGGGGGCTTCATCCAGCAATTGGTAAAGCTGGTGCGAATGGTGCATGCGGAACGCCATGCGAAATACCGACAGCTTGCGGGGGTCCATCCCCACGGGCAATACGGTGACGAGTTGAGGCTGGGTGGTGTTGCTAAGCATCATGGTCTGGTTTCTCAGGCCGCAAGACGTTGCTGGTTCAGGCGTTGCTGCATGGATTGCACGAAACGGCTGAGCATGGCGGTAATTTCATCTGGCGGGTTGGCCAGCCGCTCGCGAATCTGTCTGGTCAGCCAGGTGAAGCGGGCCAGATCGCCCAGGTGTTCGTACAGTTTGAGCAAGGGCGGATATAGTTCGGCTTCGGCCGGGCTGGCCAGAATCGCGGTTTCCAGCGTCTGGATCGCCATGTCTATCTGGCCGAACTCGATGAATTCTTCCGCTTCGGACAGTGCGTTGTTCAGCGGTGATGCCGTGTTTTCGGCCTGTCTGGAGGTAACCAGCAGCAGCGGTGCTGCCGGTTGGCTGATCGGAGTGATGTAGGCGAAACGACGTCCGATTTCTTCCAGTTCTAGTCGGTCGGGTTGGCTTTCCAGTGCCAGCAGGACCGGGTGTTCGCCCAACTGGCAGCCCAGCTGGAACAACTGCTGTTTCAGGCTGTGACCGGCATTGCCGATACCGACATGAAACTGCCACAGATAGCGGCAGAACAAAGACAGCCGGCGCGTCATGTAACAGGCGCGCAGGGTGTCAATCAGACGCGACAGCGATACACCTTCTTCGCTGGCCATGTCCTGCAGTGCCGGCAGGGCAGCAGCCGGTTCGTGACAGGCCAGCAAGATGCTTGCCTGACGCGGGCGCGGCAGCATGGTGGTGAGCAGGGTGATCTCGCGGGGGCTGAGTGGTGCCAGCTCGGCACGGCCTTCCACCAGCGGGACGCGTGGCAGATGGGCCGCCAGCTGTACAGCTTCTATGGCGGACACTGCCGGCTGGCCCGGTGTCTGTACCACGGCGCGCAGCAGGATTTCCTCATGACCTGCTGCCGGCAGATGATCGCCCAGTTGCTGGTTGACTTCCTCTATGCCCAGGCCCAACCGGCTTTCTGCCAGTACGCGCAGGGACAGGTTTTGCGGGTCTTCCTGCAGGCCGAGAAACACGGCGTCGGTCAGTTGCTGACGGTCCAGCATGCTGCGCTCGTGCAGGCGCTCCAGCATGTCGCTGTAGTCGTCGATCCAGCGCAGGGCCAGATACAGTTCGGACAGGCGCTTGAGCTGGCTGGGTGCATTGATCGAGCTGCCATCCACATAGCTGCGTAGTGCAATGGCCGCCTGTTCCAGGTAGCCGAACTCCAGGAATACTTCGATTTCGGCCAGTACGTCCAGATCATCCACTTCATAGCTCAGGGTCTGCTCATCGGCATCATCCTCGTCCAGGCTGGTATCGTCCTCGGCATCAGCTGCTACTACAGGAGTTGCTGGCTGGATCATGGCCTGTTCGGTGGCTGACGGTTGCGGTCGACGGATGACTGCTTCGGGCAGTAATTGCGGCTGATGGCTGGTGTCGGTTGTGGTCGGCCCGGACTGGCGGCGCAGCAGGGTGATCAGCAAGGTGCCGATCAGCAGCAGCAATACGGCGCTGGCCGCCATGGCTTCGGGAGAGGCGCTCAACTGGCTTAGCAGGGCGGCGATGGTGTCCATGGGCAGCAGGCTCAGTCCAGGGTGAAGTCAGCAGCGGTGATCAGGTCCGTGCCGCATTCCAGGGTTTCAAACCAGTCAAGGAAGCGTGTCACCATTTCCTTGCCCTTGAACGAGCCGCCATGCTGCGGAACAATCCACTCTATATCCAGCTGGCGGACCATCTGCACCCACAGCCGGCAGGCTTTGTTATTGGTCATGTAGCGCTTGTGAAAGCCCAGCATGTGACTGTCGATCAGGTGGGCATCAAAATCGACCACCGGCTTGCCGGCATTGTGGCCATCCATCAGCGATGCGCCGATGTCGCCGGAGAACAGGATTTTGCTGAGCGGATCGTAGATCTGGAAGAAACCGACGGTATGCAGGTAATGTGCCGGAATGATCTTGAGCGTGG
The sequence above is drawn from the Aquitalea denitrificans genome and encodes:
- a CDS encoding circularly permuted type 2 ATP-grasp protein; translation: MHRITPLDHTHYDEMLAPDQDTRPSYQHFANWLNQAPLAWLRDKQSEADTLFRRVGITFAVYGDESGSERLIPFDTIPRIISASEWKTLEAGCIQRVTALNRFLHDIYHEQDILKAGIIPPEQILTNAGYQLAMQGIDLPRQVYAHIAGVDIIRHSDGGFYVLEDNLRTPSGVSYMLENRKMMMRLFPELFANHDITPVEHYPNMLLDTLRSVAPAEVDNPTVVVLTPGQYNSAYFEHAFLASQMGVELVEGQDLFVKNGHVYMRTTSGPQRVDVIYRRLDDAYLDPLAFNAGSMLGVPGLMSVYREGRVSVCNAVGTGVADDKSIYPYVPDMIRFYLGEEPILHNVPTWQLRKPEDLAYVLDHLPELVVKEVHGAGGYGMLVGPAATQAEIEAYRLRILEDPANFIAQPTLSLSTCPTFVESGIAPRHIDLRPFVLSGKKVQLVAGGLTRVALREGSLVVNSSQGGGTKDTWILKEDITC
- a CDS encoding roadblock/LC7 domain-containing protein; this encodes MREQMLKSILSDLNGASADIEASAIISSDGLTMAALLPQDVDEDRVGAMAAAMLSLGERTAKELTRGELEQVMVKGDNGYILMSYAGKDAVLTVIARREAKLGLIFLDAKRAARNIAEIL
- a CDS encoding roadblock/LC7 domain-containing protein, encoding MSDNLSLKDALYPIASPAGAYYAVSSPEQDAARVLLTQILRLGHSVPLTESLLTEWSNNDLDKGLETLYRLQRLDFVHGTEEPRPSLAVNLESQLPSLLAALSDNGRALLADDNGLYYATAGFHHESAEEIAALAGDIMSLNRRHALLLKNNLNISSLAWSVSNPAGQSELGFFPLHVGQQSFVLVIGGIPRLQDEHFVTLIELLSRRYA
- a CDS encoding GTP-binding protein, coding for MRAYDNKIIFAGPVGAGKTTAIGAISDIAPVTTDARASDMTLNRKDTTTVALDYGVLMLDETTKVHLYGTPGQERFDFMWDILSQGGIGLILLLDNTRTNPVKDLQFFLNAFRDMLKDAPLVIGVTKTDMRATPSIETYAALLEKFDMRPPIFEIDARSREDVKKLVLALLFSIDPGLES